Below is a genomic region from Biomphalaria glabrata chromosome 3, xgBioGlab47.1, whole genome shotgun sequence.
ATGGTCATTACTATTACttgaaaagagaagaaaattacATGATACATGAAATACATCCTTTTAATAGTATTAGTATTAATCTATTAAAAatctattattttatattataaataataggCTATTACTATTAACTATATTCGAGATATATAGTTATAgtatagattattatagatctatttctaaatttaattctaaaacttaaATCAAGACCTTAAAAATGCTTGCATTGTCTGGGCTtggctatatatataatatactcaCTAGCCTACTGAGTAGGCCCTACTGTACTGTATTTTCTTATGGGATTATATGACTTATATATTTATGGGCTGTAGTATAATATCCTATTGTTTTtagttatatattattatatacaagtttttttttcaattaaaatgtaataaaaattataattaaactcAACCAATTATAAGAGAAGTTAggtttgaaaatgaaaatatttagcCACTGAAATTTCCAAGTAGGCCTAGAaggtttatatttatagtctattggTAGTTTAAAAATTTTAGCAAACGTCCTTATTCTCTTCACTAGGTTTATCTCCCCTCAGCTTGCTAGCCCCTTCtgtctctatataaaacaaaattttattatataattaattacgactaaatgattaactaattgttttttttttcattgatttatgtttatgtgttatcatcgacaatgaataattgtgcaaagtttcaacttgatccaagaatgtaTAGAGGCAGAAATAACATTCACAAGATTTCAAAAGACAGACAAATCGAGTGAGTTTACAAAAGCTTTCTAATTAAATTATAAGTCTCTAGGAAATTTTCCAATACAGAAAAAAATCAGCCAAGGCAGGCTGCTGTTAGGTAAGGACCTTACTTAGTCCCAATAATGTGACTAAATTAAAAGTTTGTGATTCTTTGATATGAATAAATATGAAATTCTGTTAATTAATTTCAACTTACCAAATTGGTAAAGGCATTTAGATGAATAATATGTAACTCTTACATTCACTACTGTTTTCAGTTAATACaaaaattttagcttgaaagtttttgtataattttacactttagaatatttttaaaaatttatttaatatttttattgtgttttttttaacccttttgtctacatatttttttgtaaaataatatattttgtattccAGTTTAAAATGACTTGTGAAATCACAGTGCCAGGTGAAACAGTCACTGAAATTCTTAAATATTGGGCCTCTACTGAAGATAATAACTTACCAGCATTTGTGAGCATTTACCCTAGTGGTGAAAAGAATGTTCTTACTAGAAAGGAAGTTTATGACTGCTCAAAAAAATTTGCACATAAACTCAGAAATTTAGGTATTGGCAAAGGTGATATAATTTGCAATACCTTACCTAACTCTTTGGAACGTGTTGTATGTGAATTTGGAATAACCCTGTCTGGCGCAACCTCAATGAATGGCCAGGTTTTGCGTTCAGATGGAGAAGATTTCAGAGAGGCGTTAAGGATTTCTCAAAGCTTGGCAGTGATAGTGGATCCAGATGCATATCATAGTGCTCACAGTTTGCTAGTTAAAGAAATATCATTGGGCAGTGATAATAATTTTCACTCTGAGGAGCTTCCTTGCCTGAAACATTTTATTGTGTGCAGTAGGAATAAAGTGGACAAGACTAAAGATTTCATAACATTAATGAAAGATCCCAACTTGCCAAGCTTTGTCGCTGAAGTATCCCCTTCAGATTTAGTTACAGTCATGACCACATCTGGAAGCACCGGCTATTCAAAGCTTGTCAAATTCTCTCATGCCAACATTTGTGCTTTTGGCTGCCAAGTGAAGGCCATTGAGCCATTAAAACCAGGAGACCACTTTTTGAACTGCTCGCAGTTAGGCTGGGCAGGGGGATATCCTCAGTGGTATCTATCTTGCGGTGTGACTCGCTACTTTCTGGACATGCACAACGGTCCATACCAAAACTTGCCAGAAATGTTGTGGAGAATAATTATTAGTGAGAAAATAGTGTATGCGTTTTTGACACCGCTAGTTGTAAATAGTATTCTGAGTGAAAAATCTTTATGGGAAAATTCCTCTTGGAAAcctaaatgtctttgtttagcTGGACAGCCTGTCAAGAAAGGTACATTGGACATAATTGGAAAACTTTGTGATAC
It encodes:
- the LOC106070562 gene encoding 2-succinylbenzoate--CoA ligase-like, translating into MTCEITVPGETVTEILKYWASTEDNNLPAFVSIYPSGEKNVLTRKEVYDCSKKFAHKLRNLGIGKGDIICNTLPNSLERVVCEFGITLSGATSMNGQVLRSDGEDFREALRISQSLAVIVDPDAYHSAHSLLVKEISLGSDNNFHSEELPCLKHFIVCSRNKVDKTKDFITLMKDPNLPSFVAEVSPSDLVTVMTTSGSTGYSKLVKFSHANICAFGCQVKAIEPLKPGDHFLNCSQLGWAGGYPQWYLSCGVTRYFLDMHNGPYQNLPEMLWRIIISEKIVYAFLTPLVVNSILSEKSLWENSSWKPKCLCLAGQPVKKGTLDIIGKLCDTVDINYGITECNLVSTHRIIDSSTYKEGCAGCPGYRVTVKIVDKDFQELDQGKTGQILVKSPSLCQGYLNNEVACQKAFLEDGWFCTDDAGSIGEDGKLYVEGRQSDCIMRGTSVLYPGWLEKKLKEFPSVEDVVVVGVPDDVLYNEICACILIKDLAGVFAGKGHLKPKAASNKNLDMTSTVCDNSLTPKLQNGSTQKQTCETVYGKSLCEKIVSLKGLEAFEEELRTFACKIFLSYPLVPKYYIFVDKFPLTLNGKICRKDLRELAANLLELNKT